The following coding sequences lie in one Danio rerio strain Tuebingen ecotype United States chromosome 3, GRCz12tu, whole genome shotgun sequence genomic window:
- the cbx1a gene encoding chromobox protein homolog 1a: MSMSQPTETVSDAPSVTEEVSPDSKLAATAGKKQTKKKVEDVVEEEEEEYVVEKVLDRRVVKGRVEYLLKWKGFSEEDNTWEPEDNLDCPDLIAEYMTKHKINDDKKESSAKRKESDTDGGGEDSRPKKRKDEQDKPRGFARGLDPERIIGATDSSGELMFLMKWKNSDEADLVPAKEANVKCPQVVISFYEERLTWHSYPSEEEEKKDDKN; encoded by the exons ATGAGCATGAGCCAACCTACAGAGACAGTTAGTGATGCTCCCAGCGTCACCGAAG AAGTTTCTCCAGACAGCAAGCTGGCGGCCACTGCTGGAAAGAAGCAGACCAAGAAGAAGGTGGAGGATGTTgtagaagaggaagaggaggaataTGTAGTGGAAAAGGTCCTGGACAGGCGGGTGGTGAAGGGCAGAGTGGAATACTTGCTCAAATGGAAGGGCTTTTCAGA agAAGATAACACATGGGAACCAGAGGACAACCTGGACTGTCCTGATCTCATCGCAGAGTacatgacaaaacataaaataaatgatgacaagAAAGAATCCAGTGCAAAGAGGAAAGAATCTGACACAGATGGTGGTGGAGAAGATAGTCGGCCTAAGAAGAGGAAAGATGAG CAAGACAAGCCAAGGGGATTTGCACGAGGTTTAGATCCAGAACGTATCATTGGAGCCACAGATTCCAGCGGGGAGCTCATGTTTCTAATGAAATG GAAAAACTCTGACGAGGCAGATCTGGTTCCAGCAAAAGAGGCCAATGTGAAGTGTCCACAGGTGGTAATTTCCTTCTATGAAGAGCGGCTAACATGGCACTCGTACCCTTCTGAGGAAGAAGAGAAGAAAGATGACAAGAACTAG
- the cbx1a gene encoding chromobox protein homolog 1a isoform X1, translating to MTKHKINDDKKESSAKRKESDTDGGGEDSRPKKRKDEQDKPRGFARGLDPERIIGATDSSGELMFLMKWKNSDEADLVPAKEANVKCPQVVISFYEERLTWHSYPSEEEEKKDDKN from the exons atgacaaaacataaaataaatgatgacaagAAAGAATCCAGTGCAAAGAGGAAAGAATCTGACACAGATGGTGGTGGAGAAGATAGTCGGCCTAAGAAGAGGAAAGATGAG CAAGACAAGCCAAGGGGATTTGCACGAGGTTTAGATCCAGAACGTATCATTGGAGCCACAGATTCCAGCGGGGAGCTCATGTTTCTAATGAAATG GAAAAACTCTGACGAGGCAGATCTGGTTCCAGCAAAAGAGGCCAATGTGAAGTGTCCACAGGTGGTAATTTCCTTCTATGAAGAGCGGCTAACATGGCACTCGTACCCTTCTGAGGAAGAAGAGAAGAAAGATGACAAGAACTAG